A portion of the Candidatus Eisenbacteria bacterium genome contains these proteins:
- a CDS encoding UDP-N-acetylmuramate--L-alanine ligase yields MFGRVRRIHLVGIGGTGMSGIAEILLNLGFEVTGSDLRRTDVTERLEGLGAEIVEGHESDLVCEAHVVVVSSAIRKENPEVRKAAEAGIAVIPRAELLAELMRVKRGIAIGGAHGKTTTTWLTALVLAEADLDPTIVVGGRLKQLGTNAKLGGGEFLVAEADESDGTFLMLAPTIAVATNIDREHLDFYPDLDAIREAFLRFLNRVPFFGVAIVNGDDPELRSLLPSIARRTMTYGMEENAEVRAENLRPSGRSIRFTVRARGEKLGEIALHVPGRHNVLNALAAVSVGIELEIPFAKIASGLESFRGIHRRLEVRGERAGRLVIDDYGHHPTEVRATLRALREAYPGRRLVVLFQPHRYTRTSALLAEFATAFEEAQLLFLLDIYPAGEVPVPGVDSGLLARAIAETGKKSAEWIRDRREAAARLAEASASGDLILTLGAGDVIRHGDEILEELSKREGPEEGKRE; encoded by the coding sequence ATGTTCGGAAGGGTGCGGAGGATTCATCTGGTCGGCATCGGCGGGACCGGGATGAGTGGGATCGCGGAGATCCTCCTCAACCTCGGCTTCGAAGTGACCGGCTCCGACCTCCGGCGTACCGATGTGACCGAGCGCCTCGAGGGGCTCGGTGCGGAGATCGTCGAGGGGCACGAATCGGACCTCGTCTGCGAGGCGCACGTCGTCGTCGTCTCCTCCGCGATCCGAAAGGAGAACCCAGAGGTTCGGAAGGCGGCCGAGGCGGGGATCGCGGTCATCCCGCGCGCCGAGCTCCTCGCGGAGCTGATGCGCGTGAAGCGCGGCATCGCGATCGGCGGGGCGCACGGGAAGACGACGACCACGTGGCTCACCGCCCTCGTTCTCGCCGAAGCGGATCTCGATCCGACGATCGTCGTCGGGGGGCGCCTCAAGCAGCTCGGGACGAACGCGAAGCTCGGGGGGGGCGAGTTCCTCGTCGCGGAGGCGGACGAGAGCGACGGAACCTTCCTCATGCTTGCCCCCACGATCGCGGTCGCGACGAACATCGATAGGGAGCACCTGGACTTCTATCCGGATCTCGACGCGATCCGCGAGGCGTTTCTCCGCTTCCTGAACCGGGTCCCCTTCTTCGGCGTCGCGATCGTGAACGGGGACGATCCGGAGCTTCGCTCGCTTCTCCCGTCGATCGCGAGGCGGACGATGACCTACGGGATGGAGGAGAACGCCGAGGTGCGCGCGGAGAACCTCCGTCCCTCGGGGCGGTCGATCCGCTTCACGGTCCGCGCGCGCGGCGAGAAGCTCGGGGAGATCGCGCTTCACGTGCCCGGAAGGCACAACGTGCTGAACGCGCTCGCCGCCGTCTCGGTCGGCATCGAGCTCGAGATCCCCTTCGCGAAGATCGCATCCGGCCTCGAGAGCTTCCGCGGGATCCACCGCCGGCTCGAGGTGCGCGGAGAGCGCGCGGGACGGCTCGTGATCGACGACTACGGGCATCATCCGACCGAGGTGCGCGCGACTCTTCGCGCGCTCCGCGAGGCGTACCCCGGAAGGCGGCTCGTGGTCCTCTTCCAGCCCCACCGGTACACGCGGACAAGCGCGCTTCTCGCCGAGTTCGCGACCGCTTTCGAGGAGGCGCAACTCCTTTTTCTCCTAGACATTTACCCCGCCGGGGAGGTACCGGTCCCCGGTGTGGATTCGGGGCTGCTCGCGCGCGCGATCGCGGAGACCGGGAAGAAGAGCGCCGAGTGGATCCGCGACCGGAGGGAGGCTGCGGCCCGTCTCGCCGAGGCGAGCGCTTCCGGAGATCTCATCCTCACGCTCGGAGCGGGGGACGTGATTCGGCATGGGGACGAAATTCTTGAGGAGTTAAGCAAACGGGAAGGTCCGGAGGAAGGGAAGCGGGAGTGA
- the murB gene encoding UDP-N-acetylmuramate dehydrogenase yields MILVARMRKKEIEQRLGEIVRGRIAADEPIASHTTLGVGGPADWMVSPRSVEELRGVLRLLAENEVPRLVLGGGSDIVVRDGGFRGVCIALARNLSGATIAGDRTIEAMAGETLASLLRLSREASLSGLEFTVTIPGTVGGGVVMNVGAFGSSFADLLEAITVIDGTGHERTIERGTIRAAYRRIDLPEGAVVVRARFRLEPEARDRIEEAVDRNREHRLRTQPLGEASAGCIFKNPSPAEPAGRLIDQAGLKGLRFGGASVSALHANYIVNDGTATARDVLALIEEVRRRVRETHGVVLEPEVRIVGDE; encoded by the coding sequence GTGATCCTGGTGGCGCGCATGCGGAAGAAGGAGATCGAACAGAGGCTCGGCGAGATCGTGCGCGGGCGGATCGCGGCGGACGAGCCGATCGCATCTCATACCACGCTCGGCGTCGGCGGGCCCGCCGATTGGATGGTCTCTCCGCGAAGCGTCGAGGAGCTGCGCGGCGTGCTTCGTCTTCTCGCCGAGAACGAAGTGCCGCGCCTCGTCCTCGGGGGCGGGTCGGACATCGTCGTCCGGGACGGCGGCTTTCGCGGGGTTTGCATCGCGCTCGCGCGGAATCTCTCGGGCGCCACGATCGCCGGAGACCGGACGATCGAAGCGATGGCGGGGGAGACGCTCGCCTCGCTTCTCCGTCTCTCGCGCGAGGCTTCCCTCTCCGGGCTCGAGTTCACCGTGACGATTCCGGGAACGGTCGGCGGCGGGGTCGTCATGAACGTCGGCGCGTTCGGCTCTTCGTTCGCCGATCTCCTGGAGGCGATCACGGTCATCGACGGGACCGGGCACGAACGGACGATCGAGAGAGGAACGATCCGCGCCGCGTACCGCCGCATCGATCTTCCCGAGGGGGCGGTCGTCGTGCGGGCGCGTTTCCGCCTCGAGCCGGAAGCGCGCGATCGGATCGAGGAAGCGGTCGACCGAAACCGGGAGCATCGTCTGCGCACGCAGCCGCTCGGCGAGGCGAGCGCGGGCTGCATCTTCAAGAACCCGTCCCCCGCGGAGCCGGCCGGGCGTCTGATCGACCAAGCGGGCCTCAAGGGGCTCCGCTTCGGCGGCGCGTCGGTCTCGGCGCTTCATGCCAACTACATCGTCAACGACGGAACCGCGACCGCGCGCGACGTCCTCGCGCTGATCGAGGAAGTGCGCCGGCGGGTCCGCGAAACGCACGGCGTCGTGCTCGAGCCGGAAGTGCGGATCGTGGGGGATGAATGA
- a CDS encoding FtsQ-type POTRA domain-containing protein yields the protein MTARAERAKRRAWIRWASGIALLAVVTALAFGIEKGRRWLLADGRFPVTEIRVLGNELLYEGEVLATAGVERGVNILTVRAGEVEGRLLASGWIREARVRRRPPGRVLVEIEERRPWLLRPGEPAAFLDREGRAFPAMGKEETLDLPILADRSGAPRSVVARLAEAFPPGDPWFAENVLEVAVDARGSIVLVERTHGARIRFGDSGFVERAARLRSVLEEWAKTGEAYEEIDLRYEGQAIARRPIPPAEADAKESSEKEEDSTRRKSV from the coding sequence ATGACGGCGCGAGCGGAACGGGCGAAGCGAAGGGCTTGGATCCGATGGGCGTCGGGGATTGCGCTCCTCGCGGTCGTGACGGCGCTCGCTTTCGGGATCGAGAAGGGGCGGCGCTGGCTTCTCGCCGACGGGCGTTTCCCCGTGACGGAAATTCGCGTCCTCGGGAACGAGCTTCTCTACGAGGGGGAAGTTCTCGCGACCGCCGGGGTCGAGAGGGGCGTGAACATCCTCACGGTCCGCGCGGGCGAGGTCGAGGGGCGTCTCCTCGCGTCGGGATGGATCCGCGAGGCGCGCGTGCGGAGGCGGCCGCCGGGGCGAGTTCTCGTCGAGATCGAAGAGCGCCGCCCGTGGCTTCTTCGTCCCGGAGAGCCGGCCGCATTCCTCGACCGCGAGGGGCGCGCCTTTCCCGCGATGGGGAAGGAGGAAACGCTCGACCTTCCGATCCTCGCCGATCGGTCGGGAGCCCCCCGCTCGGTCGTGGCGCGTCTCGCCGAGGCGTTTCCGCCGGGCGATCCGTGGTTCGCGGAGAACGTGCTCGAGGTCGCCGTGGACGCGCGCGGCTCGATCGTCCTTGTCGAGCGTACGCACGGCGCGCGCATCCGGTTCGGCGACTCCGGCTTCGTCGAGCGGGCGGCGCGCCTCCGTTCCGTGCTCGAGGAATGGGCGAAGACGGGAGAGGCGTACGAGGAGATCGACCTCCGGTACGAGGGGCAGGCGATCGCGCGAAGGCCGATTCCGCCGGCGGAGGCGGATGCGAAGGAATCGTCCGAGAAGGAAGAAGACTCAACGCGCAGGAAATCGGTTTAG
- the ftsA gene encoding cell division protein FtsA, with protein sequence MAGDNLITGIDIGTTKVSTVIAECEPGRVPKIIGVGMSRSEGVKRGAVVNVEKTVEAVMRSVEEAERMAGTKTERAYVGIAGSHIQGIMSTAVIAVSRSEDEITGEDLGRVLEQARAIPLSSDRRILHVLPIEFAVDDQDGIRNPVGMSGVRLEAAVHIVTAAATSARNVEKCVQRAGLEVKELVLESYASSFSVLEDEEKELGVLLVDLGGGTTDFTLFLGGTLRYTGTIGLGGENVTSDLAIGLRTPLSEAEDLKIRHGHSIASRVSAEREIEIPGIGGRADRVLSHQVLCSIIESRMEEILDLTGREARKTEVLDLLGGGVVLTGGSALLPGVAEMAETILEMPVKIGAPVRIGGLVDEVSSSRFATAVGLVQYGWAREGRDLRRGNGRGNGIHRVRNMLRAFVDQF encoded by the coding sequence ATGGCGGGAGACAACCTGATTACGGGGATCGACATCGGCACCACGAAGGTGTCCACCGTGATCGCCGAATGCGAACCCGGGAGGGTTCCGAAGATCATCGGCGTGGGGATGAGCCGCTCCGAGGGGGTGAAGCGCGGAGCGGTGGTGAACGTGGAGAAGACCGTCGAGGCGGTCATGCGCTCGGTCGAGGAGGCGGAGCGGATGGCCGGGACGAAGACGGAGCGCGCGTACGTCGGGATCGCCGGATCGCACATTCAGGGGATCATGAGCACCGCGGTGATCGCCGTCTCCCGCTCGGAGGACGAGATCACGGGCGAGGACCTCGGGCGCGTGCTCGAGCAGGCGCGGGCGATCCCGCTCTCCTCCGACCGCCGCATCCTTCATGTCCTTCCGATCGAGTTCGCCGTCGACGACCAGGACGGAATCCGCAACCCGGTCGGCATGTCCGGAGTCCGTCTCGAGGCGGCCGTCCACATCGTGACGGCGGCCGCGACCTCGGCGCGCAACGTCGAGAAATGCGTCCAGCGCGCCGGGCTCGAGGTGAAGGAGCTCGTGCTCGAGTCGTACGCGTCGAGCTTCTCGGTGCTCGAGGACGAGGAGAAGGAGCTCGGCGTTCTTCTCGTCGATCTCGGCGGCGGGACGACCGACTTCACGCTCTTTCTCGGGGGGACTCTCCGCTACACCGGGACGATCGGGCTCGGAGGCGAGAACGTGACGAGCGATCTGGCGATCGGTCTCCGAACGCCGCTCTCGGAAGCGGAGGATCTCAAGATCCGGCACGGCCACTCGATCGCCTCCCGCGTCTCCGCGGAGCGGGAGATCGAGATCCCCGGGATCGGCGGACGCGCGGACCGCGTCCTCTCGCACCAAGTCCTCTGTTCGATCATCGAGTCGCGCATGGAGGAGATCCTCGATCTCACCGGCCGCGAGGCCCGCAAGACCGAGGTTCTCGATCTGTTGGGGGGCGGGGTCGTGCTGACCGGCGGGTCGGCGCTTCTTCCGGGAGTCGCCGAGATGGCGGAGACGATTCTCGAGATGCCGGTGAAGATCGGCGCGCCGGTGCGGATCGGGGGCCTCGTGGACGAGGTGAGCTCGTCTCGATTCGCGACCGCCGTCGGGCTCGTGCAATACGGGTGGGCGAGGGAAGGCCGCGATCTCCGGCGGGGGAACGGCCGCGGAAACGGGATTCATCGCGTACGAAACATGCTTCGCGCGTTTGTCGATCAGTTCTGA